A genomic region of Sulfobacillus acidophilus DSM 10332 contains the following coding sequences:
- a CDS encoding naphthoate synthase (PFAM: Enoyl-CoA hydratase/isomerase family~TIGRFAM: naphthoate synthase (dihydroxynaphthoic acid synthetase)~COGs: COG0447 Dihydroxynaphthoic acid synthase~InterPro IPR001753:IPR010198~KEGG: ttr:Tter_1231 naphthoate synthase~PFAM: Crotonase, core~PRIAM: Naphthoate synthase~SPTR: Naphthoate synthase;~TIGRFAM: Naphthoate synthase), protein MGSIEWTLRKEYSDVLFHQAEGIAKITINRPEVRNAFRPQTLFQLQDAFNIVRDDPEIGVAILTGAGDKAFCSGGDQRIRGDGGYVGDDGVPRLNVLDLQRQIRLLPKPVIAMVAGYAIGGGHVLHLVCDLTIAADNARFGQTGPKVGSFDAGYGAGLLARTVGQKKAREIWYLCRQYTAQEALDMGLVNTVVPLDQLEEETVKWAREILEKSPIALRFLKAAFNADTDGWAGIQQLAGDATMLYYFTEEAKEGKNAFLERRKPDFKKFRRLP, encoded by the coding sequence ATGGGTAGCATTGAATGGACACTGCGTAAGGAATACTCGGACGTGTTATTTCACCAAGCCGAGGGAATCGCCAAAATTACCATAAACCGACCGGAAGTGCGCAATGCGTTTCGGCCACAAACCCTTTTTCAGTTGCAAGACGCGTTTAACATTGTCCGCGACGATCCTGAAATTGGGGTGGCCATTTTAACCGGAGCGGGCGACAAAGCCTTTTGTTCCGGGGGAGATCAACGCATCCGTGGCGACGGCGGTTATGTCGGGGACGACGGGGTTCCGCGCTTAAATGTACTCGACCTGCAACGACAGATCCGCCTTTTGCCCAAGCCTGTGATTGCGATGGTCGCCGGTTATGCCATTGGAGGCGGTCATGTCCTCCACTTAGTCTGCGATCTGACGATTGCCGCCGACAACGCCCGCTTTGGCCAAACCGGGCCGAAAGTCGGCAGTTTCGATGCAGGGTATGGTGCCGGGTTGTTGGCACGTACGGTAGGACAGAAGAAGGCCCGGGAAATTTGGTACCTCTGTCGGCAATATACCGCGCAGGAAGCCCTCGATATGGGGTTGGTCAATACGGTGGTGCCGCTCGACCAACTTGAGGAAGAAACCGTTAAATGGGCCCGCGAAATTTTGGAAAAGAGTCCGATTGCCCTTCGCTTTTTGAAAGCGGCGTTCAATGCGGATACCGACGGCTGGGCGGGCATCCAGCAGTTAGCCGGAGATGCGACCATGCTCTACTATTTTACCGAGGAAGCGAAAGAAGGCAAAAATGCCTTTTTGGAACGGCGTAAACCGGACTTCAAGAAATTTCGGAGGCTCCCCTAA
- a CDS encoding 2-succinyl-6-hydroxy-2,4-cyclohexadiene-1-carboxylate synthase (PFAM: alpha/beta hydrolase fold~TIGRFAM: 2-succinyl-6-hydroxy-2,4-cyclohexadiene-1-carboxylate synthase~COGs: COG0596 hydrolase or acyltransferase (alpha/beta hydrolase superfamily)~InterPro IPR000073~KEGG: sti:Sthe_3023 alpha/beta hydrolase fold protein~PFAM: Alpha/beta hydrolase fold-1~PRIAM:2-succinyl-6-hydroxy-2,4-cyclohexadiene-1-car boxylatesynthase~SPTR: Putative uncharacterized protein;~TIGRFAM:2-succinyl-6-hydroxy-2,4-cyclohexadiene-1-c arboxylatesynthase), with product MLAIDELLTRYRPRQAGQSQPVWLLLHGFTGSQASWDNLTERMAPWVRVVRVDLPGHGSHQITRRDEALISRTADELETIMQHLGYPHYGVLGYSMGGRVALHLARQYPQAVSRLILESASPGIADPTEREARRQSDAQLAQNIRERGILWFVDYWSSQPLFADQPEDVRHQENRIRRQQSPEGLAWSLKAAGAGSQQSLWPDLPRLAMPIRLVVGERDAKYVGLARQMVQQLPQASLTVIPGAGHTVHLEQPERFWQAIKDFVVITGTTPDPHS from the coding sequence ATGCTCGCGATCGATGAGCTTTTAACGCGCTATCGCCCCCGGCAAGCGGGTCAATCGCAACCGGTCTGGCTTTTATTGCACGGTTTTACGGGTAGCCAGGCCAGCTGGGACAACCTCACCGAACGGATGGCCCCCTGGGTCCGGGTTGTCCGGGTGGATTTGCCGGGGCACGGCAGCCATCAGATCACTCGGCGCGACGAGGCCCTCATATCTCGCACCGCCGACGAACTAGAGACCATTATGCAGCACTTGGGATATCCCCATTATGGGGTATTGGGGTACTCTATGGGGGGACGTGTCGCACTCCATTTGGCCCGCCAATACCCCCAAGCGGTTTCGCGGCTCATTTTGGAAAGTGCCTCGCCCGGCATCGCCGATCCGACGGAACGGGAGGCTCGGCGCCAATCGGACGCTCAGTTGGCGCAAAACATCCGCGAGCGAGGGATCCTGTGGTTTGTCGACTACTGGTCTTCCCAGCCGTTATTTGCCGATCAACCCGAGGACGTACGGCACCAAGAAAACCGGATTCGCCGACAGCAAAGTCCGGAGGGATTGGCGTGGAGTCTGAAAGCGGCCGGAGCCGGCAGCCAGCAATCCTTGTGGCCGGATTTACCTCGCCTCGCCATGCCGATCCGGTTGGTGGTGGGCGAACGCGATGCCAAATATGTCGGGTTGGCGCGCCAAATGGTGCAACAGTTGCCCCAAGCTTCCTTGACCGTCATTCCGGGTGCCGGACACACCGTGCACCTTGAACAGCCTGAACGGTTTTGGCAGGCGATCAAAGATTTCGTCGTCATCACGGGGACAACCCCCGATCCTCACTCTTAG
- a CDS encoding 2-succinyl-6-hydroxy-2,4-cyclohexadiene-1-carboxylate synthase (PFAM: Thiamine pyrophosphate enzyme, N-terminal TPP binding domain; Thiamine pyrophosphate enzyme, C-terminal TPP binding domain~TIGRFAM: 2-succinyl-5-enolpyruvyl-6-hydroxy-3-cyclohexene-1-carboxylic-acid synthase~COGs: COG1165 2-succinyl-6-hydroxy-2 4-cyclohexadiene-1-carboxylate synthase~HAMAP: Menaquinone biosynthesis protein MenD~InterPro IPR004433:IPR012001:IPR011766~KEGG: sti:Sthe_3024 2-succinyl-6-hydroxy-2,4-cyclohexadiene-1-carboxylic acid synthase/2-oxoglutarate decarboxylase~PFAM: Thiamine pyrophosphate enzyme, N-terminal TPP binding region; Thiamine pyrophosphate enzyme, C-terminal TPP-binding~PRIAM:2-succinyl-5-enolpyruvyl-6-hydroxy-3-cyclohex ene-1-carboxylic-acidsynthase~SPTR:2-succinyl-5-enolpyruvyl-6-hydroxy-3-cyclohexe ne-1-carboxylatesynthase;~TIGRFAM: Menaquinone biosynthesis protein MenD): MNNPGTRAPLGQFIATLAQAGVEQVVIAPGSRSTPLAVLFYESAVKPWVLFDERSAGFFALGLAKATQKPVAIVCTSGTAAANLLPAVVEARLSRVPLIVLTADRPRELRDVGAAQTIDQVRLYGSHAKWFQDLPSPGGPVEVTGYYAQVAARAAAIATAAPRGPVHINFPLREPLLPWGDASDRPFDYVHVTQAQAPMPDQEGWIEEAPGWLAPPRHGIVILGPESPVLSEAVLRRLLQRGWPVLADPLAPARRTPGTITRYDAFLRVVKDHIAKPDVVIQLGSPPTSKVLNQWLQHVPWVLLDDALEFRQPDPHPVWAITGDPSATVRALTDRWPRQDPEWTALWQTWEDRTAQALPAIFGELPERFEARLFHALPEWLTAQDFRHPLFIANSMPIRDLDSFSGPLPVSVYGNRGANGIDGLISTALGVSAAQGDVIAVVGDLAFYHDMNGLLAAAQHHLNALIIVINNQGGGIFSFLSQKDLPEAVFEPLFGTPHQLDFSGAATIYGGRYRRVDTLGGLKKAWDEWLFAPGLRVIEWRTLPRPANVQWHEIVWSRLKEVLPDARDR; encoded by the coding sequence ATGAATAATCCCGGCACACGGGCTCCTTTAGGGCAATTCATTGCAACCTTAGCCCAGGCAGGGGTTGAGCAGGTTGTCATCGCCCCCGGATCGCGTTCGACCCCGCTCGCCGTGTTGTTTTACGAATCGGCTGTGAAACCGTGGGTCCTTTTCGACGAACGATCGGCCGGGTTTTTTGCCTTGGGACTTGCTAAAGCCACGCAAAAACCGGTGGCGATTGTCTGTACGTCGGGAACCGCCGCCGCTAACCTGCTACCGGCTGTGGTCGAGGCCCGTCTGAGTCGGGTGCCGCTTATCGTCTTAACGGCTGATCGCCCGCGGGAACTGCGGGACGTGGGAGCGGCCCAAACAATTGACCAAGTGCGGCTTTACGGATCCCATGCCAAATGGTTTCAAGATTTACCCTCACCCGGCGGGCCCGTCGAGGTCACCGGCTATTATGCGCAAGTGGCCGCCCGGGCGGCAGCCATAGCGACCGCTGCCCCTCGAGGGCCCGTTCATATCAACTTTCCCTTGCGGGAACCGTTATTACCCTGGGGTGACGCGTCCGACCGGCCTTTTGACTATGTGCACGTGACCCAAGCTCAGGCGCCGATGCCCGACCAGGAGGGTTGGATCGAGGAGGCGCCCGGTTGGTTAGCCCCTCCCCGTCACGGAATAGTGATTTTAGGTCCGGAAAGTCCCGTCCTTTCGGAAGCGGTCCTTCGTCGGCTATTGCAGCGGGGATGGCCGGTACTGGCCGACCCGTTGGCGCCCGCGCGCCGCACCCCGGGGACAATTACCCGTTATGATGCCTTTTTGCGAGTCGTGAAGGACCACATCGCGAAGCCGGATGTCGTCATCCAGTTAGGCTCGCCTCCGACCTCGAAAGTGTTAAACCAGTGGCTCCAACATGTGCCCTGGGTTCTGTTGGACGACGCACTGGAGTTTCGCCAACCCGACCCACACCCGGTCTGGGCCATTACCGGTGACCCGTCGGCCACCGTCCGGGCACTCACCGACCGCTGGCCCAGGCAAGACCCGGAGTGGACGGCGCTTTGGCAGACCTGGGAGGATCGCACCGCGCAAGCCTTACCCGCCATCTTCGGCGAGCTGCCGGAGCGTTTTGAAGCCCGGCTATTTCACGCCCTTCCCGAATGGTTGACGGCGCAGGATTTCAGGCATCCCCTTTTTATCGCCAACAGCATGCCGATCCGGGATTTGGACAGTTTTAGTGGACCGCTACCGGTATCCGTTTACGGTAATCGGGGCGCCAACGGAATCGACGGTCTCATTTCGACTGCCCTGGGCGTTAGTGCCGCACAGGGGGACGTCATCGCCGTCGTCGGCGATCTGGCCTTTTACCACGACATGAATGGGCTCTTGGCGGCTGCTCAACATCACCTTAATGCCCTGATTATCGTGATTAATAATCAGGGCGGCGGTATCTTTTCTTTTCTATCGCAAAAAGACTTACCAGAAGCCGTTTTTGAGCCCCTATTCGGGACGCCCCATCAATTGGATTTTTCTGGAGCCGCCACCATCTATGGCGGGCGATATCGTCGGGTCGACACCCTCGGCGGGTTGAAAAAAGCCTGGGACGAATGGCTATTCGCCCCCGGCCTTCGCGTGATTGAATGGCGCACGTTACCTCGCCCCGCCAATGTCCAATGGCATGAAATCGTGTGGTCCCGGTTAAAGGAGGTGCTGCCCGATGCTCGCGATCGATGA
- a CDS encoding isochorismate synthase (PFAM: chorismate binding enzyme~TIGRFAM: isochorismate synthases~COGs: COG1169 Isochorismate synthase~InterPro IPR015890:IPR004561~KEGG: sti:Sthe_3025 isochorismate synthase~PFAM: Chorismate binding, C-terminal~PRIAM: Isochorismate synthase~SPTR: Isochorismate synthase;~TIGRFAM: Isochorismate synthase): protein MMHVVADTQSRLEPLLKDRVAWARRHGQPTWLTYQLDVPPVNAYQAVARAGGFAWLVHPGDGPIRLGIGQAQAGQWADGDGWQHIEQWTARLQKEGLDESWIVGGQAFAPHSSWPGVPGVFFAVPLLQIEQTATTTRLRIAVRILPEDTWESHQKTLTEAFETVFADSEPAMTVLPAPLEVRFSPSADRWKDLVSGAVAAIRQHALDKVVLARTATLRYADPLDIAVVLHHLRDQNPDATVFLIRWGERVFLGATPELLVRVDTNRQLHTMCLAGSTPRGLTPEEDHRLADDLLNNAKNRREHALVRDHIISRLAPLTASLSAAEIPSIKRLPTVQHLWTPVKGTLLPQVSGFSAVAALHPTPAVAGTPVAQATQYILQHEPFTRGWYAGPIGWADLTGQGEWWVSLRSAYGTARTMTLFAGCGIVEDSDPDLELAESRWKMTTMLTALELEGEALHE from the coding sequence ATGATGCATGTGGTGGCGGATACCCAATCCCGTCTCGAACCTTTGTTAAAGGACCGGGTGGCCTGGGCTCGGCGCCATGGCCAACCGACCTGGCTTACATACCAATTGGACGTCCCCCCGGTCAACGCCTATCAGGCGGTGGCACGGGCTGGGGGTTTTGCCTGGTTGGTGCATCCCGGCGACGGCCCGATCCGGTTGGGCATCGGGCAAGCGCAGGCTGGGCAATGGGCGGACGGTGACGGGTGGCAGCACATCGAGCAATGGACCGCTCGCCTTCAAAAAGAAGGCTTGGACGAATCGTGGATTGTCGGTGGCCAAGCCTTCGCACCCCATTCCAGTTGGCCCGGTGTGCCCGGGGTATTTTTTGCCGTGCCTTTGTTACAAATTGAACAAACTGCCACAACCACCCGGTTACGCATTGCTGTCCGGATATTGCCCGAAGATACCTGGGAATCCCATCAAAAAACCCTAACGGAAGCTTTTGAGACCGTTTTTGCCGATTCGGAACCGGCGATGACCGTCTTGCCGGCGCCTTTGGAGGTCCGTTTTTCGCCATCGGCCGATCGCTGGAAGGATCTGGTTTCGGGAGCGGTTGCCGCCATCCGGCAACACGCGTTGGATAAAGTCGTATTGGCGCGTACCGCCACGCTGCGATATGCCGACCCCTTGGATATCGCCGTGGTATTGCACCACCTCCGCGATCAAAATCCCGATGCGACCGTATTTCTGATTCGGTGGGGCGAGCGGGTGTTTTTAGGCGCCACGCCGGAGCTTTTAGTCCGGGTAGATACCAATCGTCAATTGCACACCATGTGCTTGGCCGGCTCGACCCCACGAGGATTGACGCCGGAAGAGGATCACCGGTTAGCGGACGATCTGCTGAATAACGCCAAAAATCGGCGCGAACATGCGTTGGTTCGTGATCATATCATTTCGCGTCTCGCGCCGCTGACGGCCTCCTTATCCGCCGCAGAGATTCCCAGTATTAAGCGGCTACCCACGGTGCAGCATTTATGGACACCTGTGAAGGGAACGCTGTTGCCCCAGGTCAGCGGGTTTTCGGCGGTAGCCGCCCTGCACCCGACGCCGGCCGTCGCGGGCACCCCCGTGGCCCAAGCGACGCAATATATTTTGCAACATGAACCGTTTACGCGAGGATGGTATGCGGGCCCCATCGGATGGGCCGATTTAACCGGCCAAGGGGAGTGGTGGGTGTCCTTGCGTTCGGCCTATGGCACAGCCCGTACCATGACTCTTTTTGCCGGGTGTGGAATCGTGGAGGATTCCGATCCGGACCTCGAACTGGCGGAGTCCCGCTGGAAAATGACCACGATGCTCACCGCGCTCGAACTAGAAGGAGAGGCACTTCATGAATAA
- a CDS encoding aminoglycoside phosphotransferase (PFAM: Phosphotransferase enzyme family~InterPro IPR002575~KEGG: tbi:Tbis_2343 aminoglycoside phosphotransferase~PFAM: Aminoglycoside phosphotransferase~SPTR: Aminoglycoside phosphotransferase) produces MLLVKEWMNGVDVRLDTLIASLRHWWPDLELQQVTRLSQNPQFLLIRMPGGWVVKWARTRPARRRLAFESRQLARWQGIAGVPQVESLAEDLMRYRWVEGQPLSSKAHPESWAPVIGEFLAAIHDPRYLPPELRADRRRRIQARYTRRLYRRAVEIVFDWLLPREMRMLDTISAPYLDGTDERPMAVLHGHFEPRTVLVENGQLSGVIGWGHLRVGDPLWDFVYWPPEWTERWIAPDTAENARLRWYRILLALYAILTAFDKGHLESIEKGVEHLQRLLNR; encoded by the coding sequence ATGCTCTTGGTCAAAGAGTGGATGAACGGGGTTGACGTCAGGCTGGACACATTGATCGCCTCTCTTCGTCACTGGTGGCCCGATTTGGAGCTGCAGCAGGTGACACGGTTAAGTCAAAATCCGCAATTTCTCTTGATCCGGATGCCCGGCGGGTGGGTCGTAAAATGGGCCCGAACCCGTCCTGCCCGACGGCGACTGGCTTTTGAAAGCCGACAATTGGCCCGATGGCAAGGCATCGCCGGGGTGCCACAGGTGGAATCGCTGGCGGAGGATCTCATGCGATATCGCTGGGTCGAGGGGCAACCGTTGTCGTCTAAGGCCCATCCGGAGTCATGGGCCCCTGTCATCGGAGAATTTTTGGCGGCCATTCACGATCCGCGATATCTGCCGCCCGAATTGCGTGCCGATCGCCGGCGGCGAATTCAGGCGCGATATACCCGGCGTCTTTATCGGCGCGCGGTAGAGATCGTGTTTGATTGGTTATTGCCGCGCGAGATGCGCATGTTGGACACGATTAGCGCGCCTTATCTTGATGGCACCGACGAGCGACCGATGGCGGTCTTGCATGGGCATTTCGAACCGCGTACGGTACTGGTTGAGAACGGCCAATTATCGGGTGTCATTGGATGGGGGCACCTCCGGGTGGGGGATCCGCTTTGGGATTTTGTGTATTGGCCACCGGAATGGACAGAACGGTGGATTGCCCCGGATACGGCGGAGAACGCGCGTCTTCGATGGTATCGAATTCTTTTGGCACTCTATGCGATCCTCACCGCGTTTGATAAAGGGCATCTAGAATCTATCGAAAAGGGCGTCGAGCACCTTCAGCGGCTCTTAAACCGGTAA
- a CDS encoding prephenate dehydratase (PFAM: Prephenate dehydratase; ACT domain~COGs: COG0077 Prephenate dehydratase~InterPro IPR001086:IPR002912~KEGG: ttj:TTHA1104 prephenate dehydratase~PFAM: Prephenate dehydratase; Amino acid-binding ACT~PRIAM: Prephenate dehydratase~SPTR: Prephenate dehydratase) yields the protein MFFQGEPGAFSEAAIRRYFPDGDATGLGSFKDVFDALRQEPAAVGLLPIENAYRGSVYDVWDLLVASPTLTIWAEVVQPVTLALMVVPGETMQTIRRVRSHPQALMQSRGFWQPRGWEADPALDTAGSARELSQHRWPGVAAIAHPRAAELYGLTILASPIEDYADNRTRFWLLSQTPPPVRLDNGGGLMKATLAFDIAHRPGTLARVLTAFYEHGLNLTKIESRPRPGTPFEFRFWVDLGLESPEAVHALKTVVSESGLFEWHRLLGIYPVMPGP from the coding sequence ATGTTTTTTCAAGGAGAACCCGGAGCTTTTAGTGAAGCGGCCATTCGCCGGTATTTTCCCGATGGGGACGCCACCGGCCTGGGTTCTTTTAAAGATGTCTTCGATGCCTTGCGGCAGGAGCCGGCGGCCGTCGGATTGTTGCCGATTGAAAACGCCTATCGGGGCAGTGTCTATGATGTATGGGATTTATTAGTCGCTTCGCCGACCCTGACCATTTGGGCGGAAGTGGTCCAACCGGTCACCTTGGCGTTGATGGTGGTGCCCGGGGAGACGATGCAAACCATCCGACGGGTTCGTTCGCATCCGCAAGCATTGATGCAAAGTCGGGGGTTTTGGCAACCGCGTGGGTGGGAGGCCGATCCGGCGTTGGATACCGCCGGCAGTGCCCGCGAACTGTCCCAGCATCGGTGGCCGGGGGTGGCGGCCATTGCGCATCCCCGAGCGGCCGAACTGTATGGCTTGACGATTTTAGCCAGCCCCATTGAAGATTATGCCGACAATCGAACCCGCTTTTGGCTCTTAAGCCAAACCCCACCCCCGGTTCGGTTGGATAACGGCGGGGGACTCATGAAGGCCACTTTGGCTTTCGATATTGCGCATCGGCCCGGGACACTGGCTCGGGTGTTAACGGCGTTTTACGAACATGGATTGAATCTCACCAAAATCGAATCACGTCCGCGACCCGGGACTCCCTTTGAATTTCGGTTCTGGGTGGATTTGGGCCTCGAATCGCCCGAGGCGGTACACGCCTTAAAAACCGTGGTCTCGGAGTCCGGGTTATTTGAATGGCATCGGTTACTGGGGATTTATCCGGTGATGCCCGGTCCCTGA
- a CDS encoding AIR synthase related protein domain protein (PFAM: AIR synthase related protein, N-terminal domain; AIR synthase related protein, C-terminal domain~COGs: COG0309 Hydrogenase maturation factor~InterPro IPR000728:IPR010918~KEGG: tro:trd_0023 hydrogenase expression/formation protein HypE~PFAM: AIR synthase related protein, C-terminal; AIR synthase related protein~SPTR: Hydrogenase expression/formation protein HypE), giving the protein MGTELPAIGKISPEAFSHYIYPHLGAQRPEILYGPQSGVDVGVVRVAPGVVMATTTDPVFVVPQYGWKRAAWFAVHILASDAATSGLAPSLMTVDLNLPLSMSTEDFEQFWLAWDQAVKDLGIAVISGHTARYQGTDFPMVGGATVMSIGPEDQYITTAMAEADDVLICTKGAAIETAGLFAATFPEWIRRELGDTTFEAADRLFEQMSVVEDARLAASVGVRQNGVTAMHDATECGVVGGVYEIAECSGLGVELLDDQVIIRPEVAAITELAGIDPLISISEGTLLLTVKPHAVDKVLERLKTGGIEASVIGRMLPPDEGRWRIQQGQRRSLVHPRVDPFWEAFGRRAAEGVT; this is encoded by the coding sequence ATGGGAACGGAATTACCCGCGATTGGAAAAATTTCTCCGGAAGCCTTCTCGCACTATATCTATCCTCATCTAGGCGCTCAGCGGCCGGAAATCCTCTATGGGCCTCAATCCGGGGTGGATGTCGGCGTCGTTCGAGTCGCCCCGGGTGTCGTGATGGCCACGACTACCGATCCGGTGTTTGTCGTACCGCAATATGGTTGGAAGCGGGCGGCCTGGTTCGCCGTGCATATTTTGGCGTCGGATGCCGCAACGTCCGGACTCGCCCCGAGTTTAATGACGGTGGATTTAAATTTACCGTTGTCGATGTCGACGGAAGATTTTGAGCAATTTTGGTTAGCCTGGGATCAAGCCGTCAAAGATTTAGGCATTGCGGTGATTTCCGGTCACACGGCCCGCTATCAAGGCACGGATTTCCCGATGGTCGGGGGGGCGACGGTCATGAGTATTGGGCCGGAAGACCAGTATATTACGACGGCTATGGCCGAAGCCGATGACGTGCTCATTTGCACCAAAGGAGCGGCTATCGAGACGGCAGGACTGTTTGCGGCGACGTTTCCGGAGTGGATTCGTCGCGAGCTCGGTGACACGACCTTTGAGGCGGCCGATCGACTCTTTGAACAGATGTCGGTGGTGGAAGATGCCCGGTTGGCGGCGTCGGTCGGGGTCCGTCAAAATGGGGTCACGGCGATGCATGATGCGACGGAATGCGGAGTCGTGGGCGGCGTCTATGAAATCGCCGAGTGCTCTGGCCTAGGGGTGGAGCTATTGGACGACCAGGTCATTATCCGGCCGGAAGTCGCGGCCATCACCGAACTGGCGGGCATTGACCCCTTGATTTCCATTAGTGAAGGGACACTGTTGTTGACGGTCAAGCCGCATGCGGTTGATAAGGTGTTGGAACGGCTGAAGACGGGCGGTATCGAAGCGAGTGTGATTGGACGGATGTTGCCGCCGGACGAAGGACGTTGGCGGATACAACAAGGGCAACGGCGTTCCTTGGTCCATCCCCGGGTTGACCCGTTTTGGGAGGCTTTTGGGCGTCGAGCCGCTGAAGGAGTGACATAA
- a CDS encoding hydroxymethylpyrimidine kinase (PFAM: Phosphomethylpyrimidine kinase~TIGRFAM: phosphomethylpyrimidine kinase~COGs: COG0351 Hydroxymethylpyrimidine/phosphomethylpyrimidine kinase~InterPro IPR013749:IPR004399~KEGG: azl:AZL_e01260 phosphomethylpyrimidine kinase~PFAM: Phosphomethylpyrimidine kinase type-1~PRIAM: Phosphomethylpyrimidine kinase~SPTR: Phosphomethylpyrimidine kinase;~TIGRFAM: Phosphomethylpyrimidine kinase type-2) yields MVPRVLAIAGSDPSGGAGIQADLKTYAAFGVYGMTAITALTVQNTVGVTRVVLTDPAVVREQIRACLDDIGVDAIKIGMLGSAAIIRAVAEEIRSLQVPIVVDPVMRAKGGDPLLEPEAEDAFREAIVPLATVITPNLPEAEALLGFPVRDRVEMRRAARALAHQGVPAVLIKGGHLTDEQAADLLWYQAEENWLTAPRIQTHHTHGTGCTLSSAIAAGLARGEAMAVAVAEAKRYVTKAIQDAPGLGHGHGPLWHHGWVRS; encoded by the coding sequence ATGGTACCCCGGGTATTAGCCATTGCCGGTTCGGATCCCTCGGGGGGAGCCGGCATCCAAGCGGATTTAAAGACCTATGCCGCATTTGGCGTGTACGGCATGACCGCTATTACGGCCTTAACGGTACAAAACACCGTGGGAGTGACCCGGGTGGTGTTAACCGATCCGGCGGTGGTTCGGGAACAAATTCGCGCCTGTCTTGACGATATTGGGGTCGACGCCATCAAAATCGGCATGTTAGGAAGCGCGGCCATTATTCGGGCGGTAGCGGAGGAAATCCGATCGCTTCAGGTGCCGATTGTCGTCGATCCGGTCATGCGGGCCAAGGGCGGCGATCCGTTGCTGGAACCCGAGGCCGAAGACGCTTTTCGTGAAGCCATCGTCCCGTTGGCGACGGTGATCACGCCCAATTTGCCGGAAGCCGAAGCCCTGTTGGGTTTTCCGGTCCGTGATCGGGTCGAGATGCGGCGGGCGGCGCGGGCCTTGGCCCATCAAGGGGTGCCGGCGGTCCTGATTAAAGGCGGGCATTTGACGGACGAACAGGCGGCGGATTTACTCTGGTATCAGGCGGAAGAAAATTGGTTGACGGCTCCTCGGATTCAGACCCACCATACGCATGGCACCGGGTGCACGTTATCGAGTGCGATTGCCGCCGGATTGGCCCGTGGAGAGGCTATGGCCGTCGCGGTCGCCGAAGCCAAGCGTTATGTCACCAAAGCCATTCAAGACGCGCCCGGTTTGGGGCATGGCCATGGGCCCTTATGGCATCACGGGTGGGTTCGGTCTTAG